A DNA window from Anastrepha obliqua isolate idAnaObli1 chromosome 5, idAnaObli1_1.0, whole genome shotgun sequence contains the following coding sequences:
- the LOC129247231 gene encoding uncharacterized protein LOC129247231 isoform X2 → MNDDDDSLGDDNYYSQSNNVTQVGVFVRAVLAKFAKLGKAKSFINYYPTLIKNNKTKQKNLNIIMATSSELLHQPESNNGSEESISNCANSSNLLDSHVDEESIQTTGADAEVATSPEVHENEDDNSKKDFSATPCHERTQAQDVEQEQQQLEQHQQSTPTSPSSIQTHEAHSNFSPDEIPEPIKVLDDIISEFEDTSKPTNAGGNGENQSEDDGYMSLSRKNMHKQDFENVSQSSIGSNVPPVTTPTQEFHEFNNTTDVTCQSLEKPVDQNIIQSTLPKARPASALTSNNYSSLPCCGARSTSLDGKTTRGVSCNGERNKLGIDISAVHNAVLRGGLAKLPEPILNEHPVTIYPGRYSPSAEHKRNANRPQRILSSVEKHKEVCHMLNPLSSISSSSSSSSSNCVGLLDSSKMTDIPNNILKKPYIRKDLVTNEFRLVSEDDFSDDSIEEQSLSPITSHSSPHKQTGIAWEIHFKSNKKKSRSSAKKKPPRKHTADCIAKTENGGYPLPIVTGDSFYSKDAERGYRREPVVIDALDGPDHCSGQTTADILNHCLYRHTNMLGKGTFIIRRATKKPPTTMDIFRNETEDLDGMRIQDQSDYEEFSSMEGHENCKPNETLSSNSRHSIELVAPIGPTLPSPRDRLSLNLEPQLPNIFTKEMLAVHKGERSSSEELLAPTKKASLKRENKRRSTDSINTKSSSYEETEENESNESANLFSNKKSFDACNLYAYKNDAAGCMKGPEFADLRSSTTTTPHTDLAPTLEEEEEQYSDFSYSGAPIEQIENIDSNINALLRGDIAAVRIVEGGAHPKRPLEFRPGVHKSESAKEMLLSQSAFGPLPPSPPSSNPDLFDYDALPLPPSPKDALLINESNRSLVKGFKKTTTAEIHTPSSLGDERRNRDNMNALRYLSNDLPPLPPPAFENMPPAVPPHRGHSVNTMKSWSIDSHYKKKSPKMLGYGSGITTPTGSQYEGSYSTKRYVSYGTKRSLKQSPREELRLQTSCSLPETPIFARGSCDIPRTPFRRQPESAISGSRTAPRSSTSHSINIGNTMGGMPTGGNTFGAGMCRQRSMNHALASNEMLRLAGAPARGWYPKQRSMRPASTENIDRLSSSRVWDSAAGMSGTGQSRKPLTLPPNLTPSFLNKSPREALRRVTSLLIAKKKNTKERKGKPYSDATFDGNLTFEQETIPTPKDNARNFNNTSQKPQKKKGLFKSLWKKTKHFSLDQ, encoded by the exons atgaatgatgatgatgacagcCTCGGCGACGACAACTACTACAGCCAGTCTAATAATGTAACTCAAGTTGGCGTGTTCGTTCGAGCTGTGCTTGCAAAATTTGCAAAGTTGGGAAAAGCAAAG agttttataaattattacccTACgcttataaaaaacaacaaaacaaaacaaaaaaatttaaatataataatggcCACTTCATCGGAATTACTGCATCAGCCTGAATCTAATAACGGTTCGGAGGAATCTATTAGCAATTGTGCAAATTCCAGCaatttgctggattcgcatgtCGATGAAGAATCAATACAAACAACTGGCGCAGATGCCGAAGTGGCAACATCACCTGAAGTCCACGAAAACGAAGATGATAACTCCAAAAAGGATTTTAGTGCAACACCTTG TCACGAAAGGACGCAGGCACAGGACGTTGAACAGGAACAGCAGCAGCTAGAGCAACATCAGCAATCAACACCTACTTCACCCTCCTCAATACAAACCCATGAGGCGCATAGCAATTTTTCACCAGACGAAATACCCGAACCTATTAAGGTGCTAGATGATATAATCTCTGAATTCGAAGACACATCAAAGCCAACGAACGCAGGTGGTAACGGTGAAAATCAGTCCGAGGATGATGGTTACATGAGTTTAAGTCGAAAGAA CATGCACAAGCAAGACTTCGAAAATGTCTCACAGAGCAGTATAGGCAGTAATGTACCACCAGTCACGACACCAACTCAAGAGTTTCACGAATTTAACAACACCACAGATGTTACCTGCCAAAGCTTGGAGAAGCCTGTCGATCAGAATATTATACAATCCACTTTG CCAAAAGCGCGTCCAGCTTCTGCGTTGACGAGCAACAACTACTCTAGTCTTCCATGTTGTGGTGCGCGCTCTACATCATTGGACGGTAAAACGACGCGCGGCGTTAGCTGTAATGGTGAACGCAACAAGCTGGGTATCGATATTAGTGCGGTACATAATGCAGTGCTACGCGGTGGACTGGCAAAGCTACCAG AGCCAATTCTAAATGAGCATCCCGTTACTATCTATCCCGGCCGTTATTCACCATCAGCCGAACACAAACGAAATGCTAATCGTCCACAGCGTATTTTATCCTCTGTTGAGAAACACAAAGAAGTTTGTCACATGCTTAATCCTTTGTCATCGATTTCCTCTTCATCTTCCTCGTCAAGTTCGAATTGTGTGGGCTTGTTGGATAGCAGCAAAATGACAGATATCCCTAATAATATTCTGAAAAAGCCATATATACGTAAGGATCTTGTTACAAATGAATTTAGATTAGTAAGTGAAGATGATTTCTCGGACGATTCGATTGAAGAGCAATCATTGTCGCCAATCACTTCACACTCCTCGCCACATAAACAAACTGGCATTGCGTGGGAGATACATTTCAAGagcaacaaaaagaagtcgcgaAGTTCAGCGAAGAAAAAGCCGCCACGCAAACat ACCGCCGATTGCATTGCTAAGACAGAAAATGGCGGATATCCTTTACCCATAGTGACTGGTGATTCATTTTATTCGAAAGATGCTGAACGTGGCTACCGTCGAGAACCGGTTGTTATAGATGCATTGGATGGGCCAGATCACTGCTCGGGCCAGACCACGGCGGATATTTTAAATCACTGTTTGTATCGCCATACAAATATGTTGGGTAAAGGCACATTTATAATACGACGGGCCACAAAGAAACCACCAACCACAATGGATATATTTCGCAATGAAACCGAAGATTTGGATGGTATGCGTATACAAGACCAAAGCGACTATGAAGAGTTTTCATCGATGGAAGGTCACGAAAACTGCAAGCCAAATGAGACATTAAGCTCGAATTCCAGACACAGTATAGAATTAGTAGCGCCTATAGGACCCACTTTGCCATCACCCAG GGACCGCCTTTCTTTAAATCTGGAACCACAATTACCAAATATTTTTACCAAAGAAATGTTGGCTGTGCATAAAGGAGAGCGTTCATCCTCCGAAG aACTTCTGGCACCCACTAAGAAGGCATCGCTTAAAAGAGAGAATAAAAGACGCAGTACTGACTCGATCAACACAAAGTCTTCCAGCTATGAAGAAACTGAGGAAAATGAATCGAACGAAAGTGCTAACTtgttttcgaacaaaaaaagtttcgatGCTTGTAATTTGTATGCTTACAAGAACGATGCCGCAGGCTGTATGAAAGGACCAGAGTTTGCAG ACTTACGCTCCTCAACAACAACGACTCCACACACCGATCTAGCGCCAACActtgaagaggaagaggaacaaTACAGCGATTTCAGCTATAGCGGTGCGCCCATTGAACAAATTGAGAATATCGACAGCAATATAAACGCATTACTGCGTGGAGATATTGCGGCGGTACGTATTGTTGAAGGCGGTGCGCATCCTAAACGTCCACTCGAATTTCGTCCCGGTGTGCATAAATCGGAGAGCGCAAAAGAGATGCTGCTGTCTCAAAGTGCATTCGGTCCATTGCCGCCATCACCACCGTCATCTAATCCGGACTTATTT GATTACGATGCTCTACCACTGCCACCGTCACCGAAGGATGCCCTCTTGATTAATGAGAGCAATCGCAGCCTTGTTAAAGGTTTTAAGAAGACGACAACTGCCGAAATTCATACGCCTTCCTCCTTGGGCGATGAACGTCGAAATCGTGACAATATGAACGCTTTGCGTTATCTAAGCAACGATTTGCCACCCTTACCACCGCCCGCTTTCGAGAATATGCCACCAGCTGTGCCACCACATCGTGGACATTCAGTGAATACGATGAAATCCTGGTCCATTGATTCgcattacaagaaaaaatcacCGAAAATGTTGGGTTACGGTAGCGGCATTACTACGCCAACGGGATCTCAATACGAAGGTTCGTACTCAACGAAGCGTTATGTTTCCTATGGCACCAAACGGAGCCTGAAACAATCGCCGCGCGAAGAATTGCGTTTGCAAACTTCATGCAGTCTTCCGGAGACACCAATTTTTGCACGAGG AAGCTGTGACATACCGCGCACCCCGTTCAGACGACAACCCGAAAGTGCCATAAGCGGTTCGCGCACAGCACCTCGTTCCAGCACATCACACAGTATTAATATAGGCAACACGATGGGTGGAATGCCAACTG GTGGCAATACATTCGGCGCAGGTATGTGCCGCCAACGTTCCATGAACCATGCGCTTGCTTCGAATGAGATGTTACGGTTGGCCGGTGCACCAGCACGGGGCTGGTATCCGAAACAACGCTCTATGCGCCCAGCCTCTACAGAAAATATTGATCGTCTGAGCTCATCGCGCGTTTGGGATAGTGCTGCCGGCATGTCTGGTACCGGGCAGTCGAGGAAACCGTTAACGTTGCCGCCAAATTTGACGCcatcttttttaaataagtcgCCAAGAGAGGCTCTACGTCGCGTAACGAGTCTTTTGATAGCGAAGAAGA aAAACACTAAAGAGCGCAAGGGTAAGCCATATTCGGATGCCACATTCGATGGAAATCTGACTTTCGAGCAAGAAACTA TCCCCACTCCAAAGGATAATGCACGCAACTTTAACAATACGTCACAGAAGCCTCAGAAGAAAAAAGGCCTTTTTAAAAGCttatggaaaaaaacaaaacacttttcACTAGATCAATAA
- the LOC129247231 gene encoding uncharacterized protein LOC129247231 isoform X1 has protein sequence MNDDDDSLGDDNYYSQSNNVTQVGVFVRAVLAKFAKLGKAKSFINYYPTLIKNNKTKQKNLNIIMATSSELLHQPESNNGSEESISNCANSSNLLDSHVDEESIQTTGADAEVATSPEVHENEDDNSKKDFSATPCHERTQAQDVEQEQQQLEQHQQSTPTSPSSIQTHEAHSNFSPDEIPEPIKVLDDIISEFEDTSKPTNAGGNGENQSEDDGYMSLSRKNMHKQDFENVSQSSIGSNVPPVTTPTQEFHEFNNTTDVTCQSLEKPVDQNIIQSTLPKARPASALTSNNYSSLPCCGARSTSLDGKTTRGVSCNGERNKLGIDISAVHNAVLRGGLAKLPEPILNEHPVTIYPGRYSPSAEHKRNANRPQRILSSVEKHKEVCHMLNPLSSISSSSSSSSSNCVGLLDSSKMTDIPNNILKKPYIRKDLVTNEFRLVSEDDFSDDSIEEQSLSPITSHSSPHKQTGIAWEIHFKSNKKKSRSSAKKKPPRKHTADCIAKTENGGYPLPIVTGDSFYSKDAERGYRREPVVIDALDGPDHCSGQTTADILNHCLYRHTNMLGKGTFIIRRATKKPPTTMDIFRNETEDLDGMRIQDQSDYEEFSSMEGHENCKPNETLSSNSRHSIELVAPIGPTLPSPRDRLSLNLEPQLPNIFTKEMLAVHKGERSSSEELLAPTKKASLKRENKRRSTDSINTKSSSYEETEENESNESANLFSNKKSFDACNLYAYKNDAAGCMKGPEFADLRSSTTTTPHTDLAPTLEEEEEQYSDFSYSGAPIEQIENIDSNINALLRGDIAAVRIVEGGAHPKRPLEFRPGVHKSESAKEMLLSQSAFGPLPPSPPSSNPDLFDYDALPLPPSPKDALLINESNRSLVKGFKKTTTAEIHTPSSLGDERRNRDNMNALRYLSNDLPPLPPPAFENMPPAVPPHRGHSVNTMKSWSIDSHYKKKSPKMLGYGSGITTPTGSQYEGSYSTKRYVSYGTKRSLKQSPREELRLQTSCSLPETPIFARGSCDIPRTPFRRQPESAISGSRTAPRSSTSHSINIGNTMGGMPTGGNTFGAGMCRQRSMNHALASNEMLRLAGAPARGWYPKQRSMRPASTENIDRLSSSRVWDSAAGMSGTGQSRKPLTLPPNLTPSFLNKSPREALRRVTSLLIAKKKNTKERKGKPYSDATFDGNLTFEQETTVPTPKDNARNFNNTSQKPQKKKGLFKSLWKKTKHFSLDQ, from the exons atgaatgatgatgatgacagcCTCGGCGACGACAACTACTACAGCCAGTCTAATAATGTAACTCAAGTTGGCGTGTTCGTTCGAGCTGTGCTTGCAAAATTTGCAAAGTTGGGAAAAGCAAAG agttttataaattattacccTACgcttataaaaaacaacaaaacaaaacaaaaaaatttaaatataataatggcCACTTCATCGGAATTACTGCATCAGCCTGAATCTAATAACGGTTCGGAGGAATCTATTAGCAATTGTGCAAATTCCAGCaatttgctggattcgcatgtCGATGAAGAATCAATACAAACAACTGGCGCAGATGCCGAAGTGGCAACATCACCTGAAGTCCACGAAAACGAAGATGATAACTCCAAAAAGGATTTTAGTGCAACACCTTG TCACGAAAGGACGCAGGCACAGGACGTTGAACAGGAACAGCAGCAGCTAGAGCAACATCAGCAATCAACACCTACTTCACCCTCCTCAATACAAACCCATGAGGCGCATAGCAATTTTTCACCAGACGAAATACCCGAACCTATTAAGGTGCTAGATGATATAATCTCTGAATTCGAAGACACATCAAAGCCAACGAACGCAGGTGGTAACGGTGAAAATCAGTCCGAGGATGATGGTTACATGAGTTTAAGTCGAAAGAA CATGCACAAGCAAGACTTCGAAAATGTCTCACAGAGCAGTATAGGCAGTAATGTACCACCAGTCACGACACCAACTCAAGAGTTTCACGAATTTAACAACACCACAGATGTTACCTGCCAAAGCTTGGAGAAGCCTGTCGATCAGAATATTATACAATCCACTTTG CCAAAAGCGCGTCCAGCTTCTGCGTTGACGAGCAACAACTACTCTAGTCTTCCATGTTGTGGTGCGCGCTCTACATCATTGGACGGTAAAACGACGCGCGGCGTTAGCTGTAATGGTGAACGCAACAAGCTGGGTATCGATATTAGTGCGGTACATAATGCAGTGCTACGCGGTGGACTGGCAAAGCTACCAG AGCCAATTCTAAATGAGCATCCCGTTACTATCTATCCCGGCCGTTATTCACCATCAGCCGAACACAAACGAAATGCTAATCGTCCACAGCGTATTTTATCCTCTGTTGAGAAACACAAAGAAGTTTGTCACATGCTTAATCCTTTGTCATCGATTTCCTCTTCATCTTCCTCGTCAAGTTCGAATTGTGTGGGCTTGTTGGATAGCAGCAAAATGACAGATATCCCTAATAATATTCTGAAAAAGCCATATATACGTAAGGATCTTGTTACAAATGAATTTAGATTAGTAAGTGAAGATGATTTCTCGGACGATTCGATTGAAGAGCAATCATTGTCGCCAATCACTTCACACTCCTCGCCACATAAACAAACTGGCATTGCGTGGGAGATACATTTCAAGagcaacaaaaagaagtcgcgaAGTTCAGCGAAGAAAAAGCCGCCACGCAAACat ACCGCCGATTGCATTGCTAAGACAGAAAATGGCGGATATCCTTTACCCATAGTGACTGGTGATTCATTTTATTCGAAAGATGCTGAACGTGGCTACCGTCGAGAACCGGTTGTTATAGATGCATTGGATGGGCCAGATCACTGCTCGGGCCAGACCACGGCGGATATTTTAAATCACTGTTTGTATCGCCATACAAATATGTTGGGTAAAGGCACATTTATAATACGACGGGCCACAAAGAAACCACCAACCACAATGGATATATTTCGCAATGAAACCGAAGATTTGGATGGTATGCGTATACAAGACCAAAGCGACTATGAAGAGTTTTCATCGATGGAAGGTCACGAAAACTGCAAGCCAAATGAGACATTAAGCTCGAATTCCAGACACAGTATAGAATTAGTAGCGCCTATAGGACCCACTTTGCCATCACCCAG GGACCGCCTTTCTTTAAATCTGGAACCACAATTACCAAATATTTTTACCAAAGAAATGTTGGCTGTGCATAAAGGAGAGCGTTCATCCTCCGAAG aACTTCTGGCACCCACTAAGAAGGCATCGCTTAAAAGAGAGAATAAAAGACGCAGTACTGACTCGATCAACACAAAGTCTTCCAGCTATGAAGAAACTGAGGAAAATGAATCGAACGAAAGTGCTAACTtgttttcgaacaaaaaaagtttcgatGCTTGTAATTTGTATGCTTACAAGAACGATGCCGCAGGCTGTATGAAAGGACCAGAGTTTGCAG ACTTACGCTCCTCAACAACAACGACTCCACACACCGATCTAGCGCCAACActtgaagaggaagaggaacaaTACAGCGATTTCAGCTATAGCGGTGCGCCCATTGAACAAATTGAGAATATCGACAGCAATATAAACGCATTACTGCGTGGAGATATTGCGGCGGTACGTATTGTTGAAGGCGGTGCGCATCCTAAACGTCCACTCGAATTTCGTCCCGGTGTGCATAAATCGGAGAGCGCAAAAGAGATGCTGCTGTCTCAAAGTGCATTCGGTCCATTGCCGCCATCACCACCGTCATCTAATCCGGACTTATTT GATTACGATGCTCTACCACTGCCACCGTCACCGAAGGATGCCCTCTTGATTAATGAGAGCAATCGCAGCCTTGTTAAAGGTTTTAAGAAGACGACAACTGCCGAAATTCATACGCCTTCCTCCTTGGGCGATGAACGTCGAAATCGTGACAATATGAACGCTTTGCGTTATCTAAGCAACGATTTGCCACCCTTACCACCGCCCGCTTTCGAGAATATGCCACCAGCTGTGCCACCACATCGTGGACATTCAGTGAATACGATGAAATCCTGGTCCATTGATTCgcattacaagaaaaaatcacCGAAAATGTTGGGTTACGGTAGCGGCATTACTACGCCAACGGGATCTCAATACGAAGGTTCGTACTCAACGAAGCGTTATGTTTCCTATGGCACCAAACGGAGCCTGAAACAATCGCCGCGCGAAGAATTGCGTTTGCAAACTTCATGCAGTCTTCCGGAGACACCAATTTTTGCACGAGG AAGCTGTGACATACCGCGCACCCCGTTCAGACGACAACCCGAAAGTGCCATAAGCGGTTCGCGCACAGCACCTCGTTCCAGCACATCACACAGTATTAATATAGGCAACACGATGGGTGGAATGCCAACTG GTGGCAATACATTCGGCGCAGGTATGTGCCGCCAACGTTCCATGAACCATGCGCTTGCTTCGAATGAGATGTTACGGTTGGCCGGTGCACCAGCACGGGGCTGGTATCCGAAACAACGCTCTATGCGCCCAGCCTCTACAGAAAATATTGATCGTCTGAGCTCATCGCGCGTTTGGGATAGTGCTGCCGGCATGTCTGGTACCGGGCAGTCGAGGAAACCGTTAACGTTGCCGCCAAATTTGACGCcatcttttttaaataagtcgCCAAGAGAGGCTCTACGTCGCGTAACGAGTCTTTTGATAGCGAAGAAGA aAAACACTAAAGAGCGCAAGGGTAAGCCATATTCGGATGCCACATTCGATGGAAATCTGACTTTCGAGCAAGAAACTA CAGTCCCCACTCCAAAGGATAATGCACGCAACTTTAACAATACGTCACAGAAGCCTCAGAAGAAAAAAGGCCTTTTTAAAAGCttatggaaaaaaacaaaacacttttcACTAGATCAATAA
- the LOC129247231 gene encoding uncharacterized protein LOC129247231 isoform X3 produces the protein MATSSELLHQPESNNGSEESISNCANSSNLLDSHVDEESIQTTGADAEVATSPEVHENEDDNSKKDFSATPCHERTQAQDVEQEQQQLEQHQQSTPTSPSSIQTHEAHSNFSPDEIPEPIKVLDDIISEFEDTSKPTNAGGNGENQSEDDGYMSLSRKNMHKQDFENVSQSSIGSNVPPVTTPTQEFHEFNNTTDVTCQSLEKPVDQNIIQSTLPKARPASALTSNNYSSLPCCGARSTSLDGKTTRGVSCNGERNKLGIDISAVHNAVLRGGLAKLPEPILNEHPVTIYPGRYSPSAEHKRNANRPQRILSSVEKHKEVCHMLNPLSSISSSSSSSSSNCVGLLDSSKMTDIPNNILKKPYIRKDLVTNEFRLVSEDDFSDDSIEEQSLSPITSHSSPHKQTGIAWEIHFKSNKKKSRSSAKKKPPRKHTADCIAKTENGGYPLPIVTGDSFYSKDAERGYRREPVVIDALDGPDHCSGQTTADILNHCLYRHTNMLGKGTFIIRRATKKPPTTMDIFRNETEDLDGMRIQDQSDYEEFSSMEGHENCKPNETLSSNSRHSIELVAPIGPTLPSPRDRLSLNLEPQLPNIFTKEMLAVHKGERSSSEELLAPTKKASLKRENKRRSTDSINTKSSSYEETEENESNESANLFSNKKSFDACNLYAYKNDAAGCMKGPEFADLRSSTTTTPHTDLAPTLEEEEEQYSDFSYSGAPIEQIENIDSNINALLRGDIAAVRIVEGGAHPKRPLEFRPGVHKSESAKEMLLSQSAFGPLPPSPPSSNPDLFDYDALPLPPSPKDALLINESNRSLVKGFKKTTTAEIHTPSSLGDERRNRDNMNALRYLSNDLPPLPPPAFENMPPAVPPHRGHSVNTMKSWSIDSHYKKKSPKMLGYGSGITTPTGSQYEGSYSTKRYVSYGTKRSLKQSPREELRLQTSCSLPETPIFARGSCDIPRTPFRRQPESAISGSRTAPRSSTSHSINIGNTMGGMPTGGNTFGAGMCRQRSMNHALASNEMLRLAGAPARGWYPKQRSMRPASTENIDRLSSSRVWDSAAGMSGTGQSRKPLTLPPNLTPSFLNKSPREALRRVTSLLIAKKKNTKERKGKPYSDATFDGNLTFEQETTVPTPKDNARNFNNTSQKPQKKKGLFKSLWKKTKHFSLDQ, from the exons atggcCACTTCATCGGAATTACTGCATCAGCCTGAATCTAATAACGGTTCGGAGGAATCTATTAGCAATTGTGCAAATTCCAGCaatttgctggattcgcatgtCGATGAAGAATCAATACAAACAACTGGCGCAGATGCCGAAGTGGCAACATCACCTGAAGTCCACGAAAACGAAGATGATAACTCCAAAAAGGATTTTAGTGCAACACCTTG TCACGAAAGGACGCAGGCACAGGACGTTGAACAGGAACAGCAGCAGCTAGAGCAACATCAGCAATCAACACCTACTTCACCCTCCTCAATACAAACCCATGAGGCGCATAGCAATTTTTCACCAGACGAAATACCCGAACCTATTAAGGTGCTAGATGATATAATCTCTGAATTCGAAGACACATCAAAGCCAACGAACGCAGGTGGTAACGGTGAAAATCAGTCCGAGGATGATGGTTACATGAGTTTAAGTCGAAAGAA CATGCACAAGCAAGACTTCGAAAATGTCTCACAGAGCAGTATAGGCAGTAATGTACCACCAGTCACGACACCAACTCAAGAGTTTCACGAATTTAACAACACCACAGATGTTACCTGCCAAAGCTTGGAGAAGCCTGTCGATCAGAATATTATACAATCCACTTTG CCAAAAGCGCGTCCAGCTTCTGCGTTGACGAGCAACAACTACTCTAGTCTTCCATGTTGTGGTGCGCGCTCTACATCATTGGACGGTAAAACGACGCGCGGCGTTAGCTGTAATGGTGAACGCAACAAGCTGGGTATCGATATTAGTGCGGTACATAATGCAGTGCTACGCGGTGGACTGGCAAAGCTACCAG AGCCAATTCTAAATGAGCATCCCGTTACTATCTATCCCGGCCGTTATTCACCATCAGCCGAACACAAACGAAATGCTAATCGTCCACAGCGTATTTTATCCTCTGTTGAGAAACACAAAGAAGTTTGTCACATGCTTAATCCTTTGTCATCGATTTCCTCTTCATCTTCCTCGTCAAGTTCGAATTGTGTGGGCTTGTTGGATAGCAGCAAAATGACAGATATCCCTAATAATATTCTGAAAAAGCCATATATACGTAAGGATCTTGTTACAAATGAATTTAGATTAGTAAGTGAAGATGATTTCTCGGACGATTCGATTGAAGAGCAATCATTGTCGCCAATCACTTCACACTCCTCGCCACATAAACAAACTGGCATTGCGTGGGAGATACATTTCAAGagcaacaaaaagaagtcgcgaAGTTCAGCGAAGAAAAAGCCGCCACGCAAACat ACCGCCGATTGCATTGCTAAGACAGAAAATGGCGGATATCCTTTACCCATAGTGACTGGTGATTCATTTTATTCGAAAGATGCTGAACGTGGCTACCGTCGAGAACCGGTTGTTATAGATGCATTGGATGGGCCAGATCACTGCTCGGGCCAGACCACGGCGGATATTTTAAATCACTGTTTGTATCGCCATACAAATATGTTGGGTAAAGGCACATTTATAATACGACGGGCCACAAAGAAACCACCAACCACAATGGATATATTTCGCAATGAAACCGAAGATTTGGATGGTATGCGTATACAAGACCAAAGCGACTATGAAGAGTTTTCATCGATGGAAGGTCACGAAAACTGCAAGCCAAATGAGACATTAAGCTCGAATTCCAGACACAGTATAGAATTAGTAGCGCCTATAGGACCCACTTTGCCATCACCCAG GGACCGCCTTTCTTTAAATCTGGAACCACAATTACCAAATATTTTTACCAAAGAAATGTTGGCTGTGCATAAAGGAGAGCGTTCATCCTCCGAAG aACTTCTGGCACCCACTAAGAAGGCATCGCTTAAAAGAGAGAATAAAAGACGCAGTACTGACTCGATCAACACAAAGTCTTCCAGCTATGAAGAAACTGAGGAAAATGAATCGAACGAAAGTGCTAACTtgttttcgaacaaaaaaagtttcgatGCTTGTAATTTGTATGCTTACAAGAACGATGCCGCAGGCTGTATGAAAGGACCAGAGTTTGCAG ACTTACGCTCCTCAACAACAACGACTCCACACACCGATCTAGCGCCAACActtgaagaggaagaggaacaaTACAGCGATTTCAGCTATAGCGGTGCGCCCATTGAACAAATTGAGAATATCGACAGCAATATAAACGCATTACTGCGTGGAGATATTGCGGCGGTACGTATTGTTGAAGGCGGTGCGCATCCTAAACGTCCACTCGAATTTCGTCCCGGTGTGCATAAATCGGAGAGCGCAAAAGAGATGCTGCTGTCTCAAAGTGCATTCGGTCCATTGCCGCCATCACCACCGTCATCTAATCCGGACTTATTT GATTACGATGCTCTACCACTGCCACCGTCACCGAAGGATGCCCTCTTGATTAATGAGAGCAATCGCAGCCTTGTTAAAGGTTTTAAGAAGACGACAACTGCCGAAATTCATACGCCTTCCTCCTTGGGCGATGAACGTCGAAATCGTGACAATATGAACGCTTTGCGTTATCTAAGCAACGATTTGCCACCCTTACCACCGCCCGCTTTCGAGAATATGCCACCAGCTGTGCCACCACATCGTGGACATTCAGTGAATACGATGAAATCCTGGTCCATTGATTCgcattacaagaaaaaatcacCGAAAATGTTGGGTTACGGTAGCGGCATTACTACGCCAACGGGATCTCAATACGAAGGTTCGTACTCAACGAAGCGTTATGTTTCCTATGGCACCAAACGGAGCCTGAAACAATCGCCGCGCGAAGAATTGCGTTTGCAAACTTCATGCAGTCTTCCGGAGACACCAATTTTTGCACGAGG AAGCTGTGACATACCGCGCACCCCGTTCAGACGACAACCCGAAAGTGCCATAAGCGGTTCGCGCACAGCACCTCGTTCCAGCACATCACACAGTATTAATATAGGCAACACGATGGGTGGAATGCCAACTG GTGGCAATACATTCGGCGCAGGTATGTGCCGCCAACGTTCCATGAACCATGCGCTTGCTTCGAATGAGATGTTACGGTTGGCCGGTGCACCAGCACGGGGCTGGTATCCGAAACAACGCTCTATGCGCCCAGCCTCTACAGAAAATATTGATCGTCTGAGCTCATCGCGCGTTTGGGATAGTGCTGCCGGCATGTCTGGTACCGGGCAGTCGAGGAAACCGTTAACGTTGCCGCCAAATTTGACGCcatcttttttaaataagtcgCCAAGAGAGGCTCTACGTCGCGTAACGAGTCTTTTGATAGCGAAGAAGA aAAACACTAAAGAGCGCAAGGGTAAGCCATATTCGGATGCCACATTCGATGGAAATCTGACTTTCGAGCAAGAAACTA CAGTCCCCACTCCAAAGGATAATGCACGCAACTTTAACAATACGTCACAGAAGCCTCAGAAGAAAAAAGGCCTTTTTAAAAGCttatggaaaaaaacaaaacacttttcACTAGATCAATAA